The following are encoded in a window of Fischerella sp. PCC 9605 genomic DNA:
- a CDS encoding HlyD family efflux transporter periplasmic adaptor subunit, whose amino-acid sequence MTKIEPRQAKLILNMKLIGSILSIVVAISIIVAVNSRRYLSTNQNTLQETSSNEQTISRVTALGRLEPQGDIIHLSAPVSNQRLAELLVNEGDQVRAGQIIAIMDNLNQYKAIVENAKAKVSVARSRLAQVQAGEEFGQIEAQRKKVAEMEAQLVEGVKVQTSVIARQEVELHKAKNDYERYKTLLQEGAVSIADTETRRLQVEIEKQRLEEAKANLSEQVSTGKERVKASQATLESLNHVKPTDILVAKAELNESLSQLRKAEVDLESTYVKAPVAGQILSINAKVGEVVGSGGIVDIGQTQQMYVVSEVYESDIQYVKVGQEATIVSEYGGFTGEIKGVVDRIGLQIDRPEIVNDDPSAKADVRIVKVKIRLHSHDSERVRTLNKLQVRASIQVQSITHH is encoded by the coding sequence ATGACCAAAATTGAACCCAGGCAAGCTAAATTGATACTGAACATGAAATTGATCGGTTCAATTTTATCTATTGTTGTTGCTATTAGTATTATTGTTGCTGTTAATTCACGTAGGTACTTAAGCACCAACCAGAACACCCTACAAGAAACCTCAAGTAATGAGCAGACTATAAGTCGTGTAACAGCTTTGGGACGCTTAGAACCTCAAGGAGATATTATTCATCTGTCTGCTCCAGTCTCTAACCAGCGTTTAGCTGAACTGCTTGTGAACGAAGGCGATCAAGTTAGAGCAGGTCAAATCATTGCGATTATGGACAACTTGAATCAGTATAAAGCGATTGTAGAAAATGCCAAAGCTAAAGTGAGTGTAGCGCGATCGCGTTTAGCTCAGGTGCAGGCTGGTGAGGAGTTTGGTCAAATTGAAGCTCAACGCAAGAAAGTTGCAGAAATGGAAGCTCAATTAGTTGAGGGCGTAAAGGTACAAACATCTGTGATTGCCCGTCAGGAAGTGGAACTACACAAAGCCAAAAATGACTATGAACGATACAAGACTCTGTTGCAAGAAGGAGCTGTTTCCATAGCCGACACTGAAACTAGACGTTTGCAAGTAGAGATTGAGAAACAAAGATTGGAGGAAGCAAAAGCAAACTTGAGCGAACAAGTTAGTACGGGTAAGGAACGTGTGAAAGCGTCTCAAGCAACTCTGGAAAGTCTTAATCATGTTAAGCCAACGGATATCTTAGTAGCCAAAGCAGAGTTGAATGAGTCTTTGTCTCAATTGCGAAAAGCAGAAGTTGACCTGGAATCTACCTATGTAAAAGCACCCGTGGCAGGGCAAATCTTGAGTATTAACGCTAAAGTCGGTGAAGTTGTGGGTAGTGGTGGTATTGTTGACATTGGACAAACACAGCAGATGTATGTTGTCTCAGAAGTTTACGAAAGCGATATTCAATACGTGAAGGTAGGTCAGGAAGCAACAATAGTTAGCGAGTATGGCGGATTCACTGGAGAAATTAAAGGAGTTGTCGATCGCATTGGATTGCAAATTGATCGGCCAGAAATTGTTAATGACGATCCCTCTGCCAAAGCAGATGTCAGGATCGTGAAAGTGAAAATTCGCCTCCATTCCCATGACAGCGAACGGGTGAGAACTCTCAATAAGCTACAAGTAAGAGCATCAATTCAAGTTCAGTCAATAACCCACCACTGA
- a CDS encoding manganese catalase family protein gives MFYHTKKLQYFKPPEKPDPVYAKKIQELIGGTFGEMTVMMQYLFQGWNCRGPAKYRDMLLDIGTEEIGHIEMLATMIAHLLDKAPIKMQEDGAKDPVVGAAMGGTNPRDVITDIMGAAMNPQHAIVSGLGAMPADSVGFPWNGRFIVASGNLLADFRSNLHAESQGRLQAVRLYEMSNDPGVKDTLSFMIARDTMHQNQWLAAIQDLEQSGLETTPVPSSFPLELEKREFAYQFWNHSEGTESSEGRWAKGSSPDGKGEFQYVENPQPLGPEPHPPQPDPRLHGTSVAREGLNSPRQASSDGTIIIG, from the coding sequence ATGTTTTATCACACTAAGAAGCTACAGTATTTTAAACCGCCCGAAAAACCAGACCCGGTCTACGCGAAGAAAATTCAAGAACTCATCGGTGGCACCTTTGGTGAAATGACCGTGATGATGCAGTACCTGTTTCAAGGTTGGAACTGTCGAGGCCCTGCGAAATATCGAGATATGCTTCTCGACATCGGTACTGAGGAAATCGGCCACATTGAGATGCTTGCCACAATGATTGCTCACCTGCTGGATAAGGCACCCATCAAAATGCAAGAAGATGGTGCAAAAGATCCAGTGGTGGGCGCAGCTATGGGTGGTACTAACCCACGCGATGTGATTACGGATATCATGGGGGCAGCTATGAACCCCCAACATGCTATTGTGTCTGGGTTGGGTGCTATGCCAGCTGATAGTGTTGGTTTCCCCTGGAATGGTCGCTTTATTGTCGCTAGTGGTAACTTATTAGCTGATTTCCGCTCCAATCTTCATGCTGAATCTCAAGGACGCTTGCAAGCGGTACGGTTGTATGAAATGAGCAACGACCCAGGAGTTAAAGATACCCTGAGTTTCATGATTGCCCGTGATACCATGCATCAAAACCAATGGTTAGCAGCCATTCAGGATCTGGAACAATCTGGACTCGAAACAACACCTGTTCCCAGTTCCTTCCCGTTGGAGTTGGAGAAACGCGAGTTTGCCTACCAGTTCTGGAATCACTCTGAAGGTACCGAAAGTTCCGAAGGTCGCTGGGCAAAAGGTTCTTCTCCAGATGGCAAAGGGGAATTTCAGTATGTTGAAAATCCTCAGCCGTTGGGTCCAGAACCCCATCCACCCCAACCCGATCCCCGACTGCACGGCACTTCTGTAGCTAGAGAGGGGCTAAACAGTCCTAGACAAGCTTCTTCAGATGGCACAATTATTATTGGTTAA
- a CDS encoding RNA-guided endonuclease InsQ/TnpB family protein — protein sequence MVTTRRITFKLYPNRQQEKTLHYWRKLHCALYNAAVYNRKTQYQKFGHSVNYLEQQNCLPEFKEVWTEYKPLGSHALQATLKRVDFAFSRFFKGLGGYPKFKASCRYGGWTYPCKAGWKSETDGKNGHLNITNLGKIQMRGKARNWGLPTTCTIMFRNGAWFASITVQCSPSRETGAESVGIDLGCKDAVTLSTGEKIAKPDFIKEGQQKVKVASKKLRRKRSPLRNKKVKGSRRWKRERQKASKLQRKVARQTEDWLHKTTSNIVSGNSLVAGEKLNVKGMTAKAKKGKPKAQKAGINRSILDVGFGMIGQMLEYKLAEAGGFYVESPTQTLKPTQRCSKCWELTPKTLADRVHFCSNPSCNHTEDRDVNAAQVNIAWARGQELSSIHAESPSSTPCGSMRQLGALRREKLRVQRSNPE from the coding sequence ATGGTAACAACACGGCGTATCACATTCAAGCTCTATCCAAATCGTCAGCAAGAGAAGACACTTCACTACTGGCGGAAGCTTCACTGTGCTTTGTATAACGCTGCTGTGTATAACAGAAAGACCCAATATCAAAAGTTTGGTCACTCTGTTAATTACCTAGAACAACAAAACTGTCTACCCGAATTCAAGGAAGTATGGACAGAGTATAAGCCGTTGGGTTCTCATGCTCTGCAAGCTACTTTAAAGCGGGTAGACTTTGCATTTTCGAGATTTTTTAAAGGCTTAGGAGGATACCCAAAATTTAAAGCGTCCTGTCGCTATGGGGGATGGACTTACCCATGCAAGGCAGGTTGGAAATCTGAGACAGATGGGAAAAACGGGCATCTGAATATTACCAACCTGGGTAAGATTCAAATGCGAGGAAAGGCAAGAAATTGGGGGCTTCCAACAACTTGCACCATCATGTTCCGCAATGGCGCATGGTTTGCTTCCATCACTGTTCAATGCAGCCCTAGTCGCGAGACGGGAGCCGAGTCTGTTGGTATCGACTTAGGCTGTAAAGATGCTGTCACTCTTTCTACTGGCGAGAAGATAGCTAAACCTGACTTCATCAAAGAAGGACAACAGAAAGTTAAGGTAGCATCTAAAAAATTGCGACGTAAGCGTTCACCATTACGAAACAAAAAGGTAAAAGGCTCACGGCGCTGGAAACGTGAACGGCAAAAAGCTTCAAAGCTTCAGAGGAAAGTAGCAAGACAAACAGAAGATTGGTTGCACAAAACTACCAGCAACATAGTTAGCGGTAATAGCCTAGTTGCGGGTGAGAAGTTAAACGTTAAGGGGATGACAGCCAAAGCTAAGAAAGGGAAGCCCAAAGCCCAAAAAGCAGGGATTAACCGTTCCATCTTAGATGTTGGCTTCGGCATGATTGGACAAATGCTTGAGTATAAATTAGCTGAGGCAGGTGGCTTCTATGTAGAGTCTCCGACTCAAACACTCAAGCCAACTCAACGCTGTAGTAAATGTTGGGAATTAACGCCTAAAACATTAGCTGACAGAGTTCACTTTTGTTCTAATCCTAGCTGCAACCACACCGAAGATAGAGACGTTAATGCCGCTCAAGTCAATATCGCTTGGGCAAGGGGGCAGGAACTGTCCTCTATACACGCGGAGTCGCCTAGCTCTACCCCATGCGGAAGTATGCGGCAACTAGGGGCGTTGAGGCGTGAGAAACTCCGGGTTCAGCGAAGCAACCCGGAGTAG
- the tnpA gene encoding IS200/IS605 family transposase — protein sequence MTTIYRKGAHCVFSIQLHTYFVTAYRRECLTQKMAERFXEVAANVLVKNKCILLECKGESNHIHLLLDIHPSNNISTLLGSIKSATSRILRKEFESELRPHFKNXSKGLWGDQLYIRSAGGAPLKILEEYIQSHSRG from the coding sequence ATGACAACCATTTATCGTAAAGGAGCACACTGCGTTTTCTCTATCCAGTTGCACACCTACTTTGTCACGGCTTACCGTCGAGAATGCCTGACACAAAAAATGGCTGAACGCTTCNAAGAGGTTGCAGCCAATGTGTTGGTAAAGAACAAGTGTATTTTGCTGGAATGCAAGGGTGAGAGTAATCACATCCACTTGCTGTTAGACATCCACCCAAGCAACAACATCTCAACGTTATTGGGGTCAATCAAATCTGCAACAAGCCGTATTCTTCGCAAAGAATTTGAATCTGAGTTAAGACCTCACTTTAAAAATTNGAGCAAGGGACTGTGGGGCGACCAACTTTATATTCGCTCCGCTGGAGGCGCACCTCTTAAGATTCTTGAGGAATACATCCAATCCCACAGTCGAGGGTGA
- the ureE gene encoding urease accessory protein UreE, with protein sequence MLTFTQRKPPNANAAITLTLALTAEERTRSRYRFETEDGQVVFLRLPRGTVLRDGDILEDETTGNVVRIIAKPEPVLTVTAQTHLDLLRAAYHLGNRHVPIEITATYLRLSPDPVLRTMLEQLGLEVKEEILPFQPETGAYGHNHAH encoded by the coding sequence ATGCTGACATTCACCCAGAGAAAACCACCAAATGCTAATGCAGCAATAACATTAACTTTGGCTCTCACAGCAGAAGAACGCACCCGCAGTCGTTATCGTTTTGAAACGGAAGATGGGCAAGTTGTGTTTTTGCGTTTACCCAGAGGTACGGTGCTGCGGGATGGGGATATTCTCGAAGATGAAACGACTGGTAATGTAGTCAGAATTATTGCTAAACCAGAACCAGTTTTAACTGTAACTGCCCAAACACATCTAGATTTACTTAGGGCGGCATATCATTTGGGAAATCGTCATGTACCAATAGAAATTACAGCTACTTATTTACGATTATCTCCCGATCCTGTTTTACGCACAATGCTGGAACAATTGGGGCTAGAAGTTAAAGAGGAAATTTTACCTTTTCAGCCAGAAACAGGTGCCTATGGACACAATCATGCTCACTGA
- a CDS encoding urease accessory protein UreF: MDTIMLTDSNLLCLLQLASPALPVGGYSYSEGLETLVEDEAIAHPENLKHWLEMELRYGAIRLEAAVMVRAYRSVLAGDFQTLSAWNSWLSAARETEELRASSLGMGRSLAKLLVELKPQIAPIVNAVGNSCNYAIAFGIAAAYWQINIQAAVLGYLHSWASNLITAGVKLIPLGQTSGQRLLLEIQPLLSATSVQILSLEDDDLSCCSWGLSLASMRHETLYTRLFRS, from the coding sequence ATGGACACAATCATGCTCACTGATAGCAATCTTTTGTGTCTTTTGCAACTGGCTAGCCCGGCTTTACCTGTGGGAGGATATAGCTATTCTGAAGGTTTAGAAACTTTGGTTGAGGATGAGGCGATCGCTCATCCAGAAAACCTCAAGCATTGGCTAGAAATGGAACTGCGCTATGGGGCTATTCGCTTAGAAGCAGCTGTGATGGTACGCGCATATCGATCGGTTCTGGCGGGGGATTTCCAGACTTTATCTGCTTGGAATAGTTGGTTGTCGGCGGCTAGGGAAACAGAAGAACTACGCGCTTCTAGCTTGGGGATGGGGCGATCGCTAGCAAAACTGCTGGTAGAGTTAAAACCACAAATCGCGCCCATTGTCAATGCTGTTGGTAATTCTTGCAATTATGCGATCGCTTTTGGTATTGCTGCTGCCTATTGGCAAATAAATATCCAAGCGGCTGTGCTGGGGTATCTGCATAGTTGGGCAAGCAATTTGATTACTGCTGGAGTCAAACTTATTCCCCTTGGCCAAACTTCAGGACAGCGGTTGTTGTTAGAAATACAACCTTTACTGAGTGCTACGTCAGTCCAAATTCTCAGTTTGGAGGATGATGATCTGAGTTGTTGCAGTTGGGGTTTGTCGTTGGCAAGTATGAGACACGAAACGTTGTATACTAGATTATTTAGGAGTTAA
- a CDS encoding response regulator has product MRILLVEDDEVIAESLAKSLTNNHYTVDVAKDGQEGWDLAELFSYSLILLDIMLPKLDGISLCRRLRTSGNQTPILLLTAQDTSTNKVMGLDAGADDYLAKPFDFQELLARIRALLRRGGSALPPLLEWKNLRLDPSTCEVTCDGKLLHLTPKEYGLLELFLRNTHRIFSCSALIDHLWSFEEPPTEDTVRSHMKGLRQKLKAARIADDPIETVYGIGYRLKPTQKGEGEKKKGRGGEGERGRRTEEKSQSKIQNPKSKIQNQVASGVNKVWEEVVQKLEERVAAIKQASTMLLESKLSEEIRSKAKQEAHKLVGSLGMFGSDEGSHLAQEIESLLENGTKLEPTAKQDLSQLVVALDQELQLLNSKYKPGLLSVNQLANENPLLLIVNQDRELVEALVRETNSWGMRTQIAPDAIAAKELIADNDPDVVLLDLCASDSTENALALLAELSARTPPVPVIVLTEQDNLLDRVKVARLGGRAVLQKPVSPIAVLETVNQILQRTRSTEAKVMVVDDDPEILNALQTLLPPWGLKVYTLENPLRFLEAIAVAQPELLILDVEMPVISGIELCQVARNEPQWSGLPILFLTAHSDTATRQQIFAAGADDYISKPIVEPELITRIFNRLERSRWLRNLAEIDPLTFVANRRKSTQELNRCLEWSDRHHQPFCFAIADLDNLKQINHQYGHTVGDRVLSQLGELLRQNFHSQDVVGRWGGTEFVVGMAGMSKSDGVRRVLEVLKRLCQIEFTATNDPKFHATFSAAVVEYPQDGANLQALYQAADAVLGQAKAAGRNRVLSN; this is encoded by the coding sequence ATGAGAATTTTATTAGTTGAAGATGATGAAGTTATTGCTGAATCGCTTGCCAAATCACTGACAAACAATCACTATACCGTTGATGTTGCTAAAGATGGTCAAGAAGGTTGGGATTTGGCAGAGTTATTTTCCTATAGCTTGATTCTGCTGGATATAATGCTGCCCAAGCTTGACGGGATTAGCCTCTGTCGGCGTTTGCGAACGAGTGGCAATCAAACGCCAATTCTGTTGTTAACTGCCCAAGACACCAGCACGAATAAGGTCATGGGTTTAGATGCTGGTGCGGATGATTATCTTGCCAAGCCTTTTGATTTTCAGGAGTTGTTGGCGCGCATCCGTGCTTTATTACGTCGGGGTGGATCAGCTTTGCCACCTCTGTTGGAGTGGAAAAACCTGCGACTTGACCCCAGCACTTGCGAAGTCACCTGCGATGGAAAACTCCTGCATTTGACTCCCAAAGAATACGGTTTACTCGAACTTTTTCTCCGCAACACTCACCGGATCTTTAGCTGTAGTGCGTTAATAGACCATCTGTGGTCATTTGAAGAACCACCCACAGAAGATACAGTTAGATCCCACATGAAAGGGTTACGGCAGAAACTGAAAGCGGCGAGAATTGCAGACGATCCAATTGAGACAGTTTATGGTATAGGATATCGACTCAAGCCAACCCAAAAAGGAGAGGGAGAGAAGAAGAAGGGGAGAGGGGGAGAGGGGGAGAGGGGGAGGCGCACAGAGGAAAAATCCCAATCCAAAATCCAAAATCCAAAATCCAAAATCCAAAATCAGGTTGCGAGTGGAGTCAATAAAGTCTGGGAGGAGGTAGTACAGAAACTCGAAGAACGAGTTGCTGCAATTAAGCAAGCCTCTACTATGCTGCTAGAAAGTAAGTTAAGTGAGGAAATACGGTCAAAAGCAAAGCAAGAGGCTCACAAATTAGTTGGTTCTCTAGGGATGTTTGGCTCGGATGAAGGTTCTCATCTGGCTCAAGAAATAGAATCTCTATTGGAAAATGGTACTAAGTTGGAGCCAACAGCAAAACAGGATCTCTCGCAATTAGTTGTGGCATTAGACCAAGAACTGCAACTGTTGAACTCTAAGTATAAGCCGGGACTGCTGTCAGTTAATCAACTGGCGAATGAAAATCCGTTGCTGTTGATTGTTAACCAGGATCGGGAATTAGTTGAGGCGTTGGTGAGAGAGACGAATAGCTGGGGAATGAGAACGCAAATTGCCCCAGATGCGATCGCCGCTAAGGAGTTGATTGCTGACAATGACCCTGATGTCGTGCTACTTGACCTTTGTGCTAGTGACAGCACGGAAAATGCTCTAGCTTTGCTAGCAGAACTCAGCGCTCGTACTCCCCCAGTACCAGTTATAGTTCTTACAGAACAAGACAATTTGCTCGATCGGGTAAAAGTCGCTCGTTTGGGTGGACGGGCAGTTTTACAGAAGCCTGTTTCCCCAATCGCAGTACTGGAAACCGTGAATCAAATCTTACAACGCACCCGCTCAACTGAGGCAAAGGTGATGGTTGTAGATGACGACCCAGAGATATTGAACGCTCTCCAGACTTTACTCCCGCCTTGGGGGCTGAAGGTTTACACGCTAGAGAATCCCCTCCGATTCTTGGAGGCAATAGCAGTTGCTCAACCGGAACTGCTGATTTTAGATGTGGAAATGCCGGTGATAAGCGGTATAGAATTATGCCAAGTTGCTCGCAACGAGCCGCAGTGGAGCGGACTGCCCATCTTGTTTCTCACTGCTCACAGCGATACTGCGACCAGACAACAGATCTTTGCAGCAGGTGCTGATGACTACATCAGCAAGCCAATTGTCGAACCAGAACTAATTACTCGGATCTTTAATCGCCTAGAGCGATCGCGCTGGTTGCGGAATCTGGCAGAAATCGATCCCCTCACCTTCGTTGCCAATCGCCGCAAGTCCACCCAAGAACTCAATCGGTGTCTTGAGTGGAGCGATCGCCACCATCAACCCTTCTGCTTCGCCATTGCCGATCTGGACAACCTGAAGCAAATTAACCACCAGTACGGTCATACTGTTGGCGATCGCGTGTTATCCCAACTGGGGGAACTGTTGCGGCAGAATTTCCACAGCCAAGATGTAGTCGGTCGCTGGGGAGGTACGGAATTTGTGGTGGGGATGGCGGGAATGAGCAAAAGTGATGGGGTGCGGCGGGTTTTGGAAGTTCTCAAGAGATTGTGTCAGATTGAGTTTACGGCTACCAACGACCCGAAGTTTCACGCTACCTTCAGTGCGGCAGTTGTCGAGTATCCTCAAGATGGAGCCAATCTCCAGGCACTCTACCAGGCTGCTGATGCAGTCCTTGGCCAGGCAAAGGCAGCGGGAAGAAACCGGGTGCTGAGTAATTAA